One genomic segment of Sanyastnella coralliicola includes these proteins:
- a CDS encoding DUF1501 domain-containing protein — MKRRDFLRFSAVATGATLMPQFLSASNPVLSAIGAKGKRLVVIQLSGGNDSLNMLVPFRNDTYYKERPKIAIAAKDVLRLTSEVGLNPAMTGLQELYDQGYLTLINGVGYPNPNRSHFRSMEIWQTASDSDQTLQSGWVGRFLDTQPSTLVHPYSAIEMEDALSLVMQGNEHSGLAAADPARLKKVVNHPFIRQVADHNHGHHHHPQVDFLHETLDETVNSVDYIAAKARSASNQMIYPATALAHRLKTVAGLINADADTQVYYMSQGSYDTHANQLGGHARLLGDLSNALKAFVLDLKASGRLDDTLVMVFSEFGRRVKQNAGRGTDHGTAGTMMLLGGKLKNQGVYNDIPSLSDLDDGDLKHSIDFRSVYRNVLEDWLQTPSEDVLFKKFERLDIV, encoded by the coding sequence ATGAAAAGAAGAGATTTTTTACGTTTCTCAGCAGTAGCCACCGGTGCTACATTGATGCCGCAATTCTTAAGCGCATCGAATCCAGTATTGTCTGCGATTGGTGCAAAAGGAAAGCGATTGGTAGTCATCCAGCTTTCGGGTGGAAACGACAGCCTGAATATGTTGGTGCCATTCCGAAATGACACTTACTACAAAGAGCGACCAAAGATAGCGATCGCTGCCAAAGACGTACTCCGATTGACCAGTGAAGTTGGATTGAATCCAGCAATGACAGGACTTCAAGAGCTCTATGACCAGGGATATTTGACGCTCATCAATGGCGTAGGTTATCCAAATCCCAATCGATCACACTTCCGTTCGATGGAGATATGGCAAACAGCGAGCGATAGTGACCAAACGCTACAGAGTGGATGGGTAGGAAGATTCCTGGATACACAGCCTTCAACCTTGGTGCACCCCTATTCAGCAATTGAAATGGAAGATGCCTTGAGTCTCGTTATGCAAGGAAATGAGCATAGCGGACTTGCCGCCGCTGATCCAGCGCGATTGAAGAAGGTGGTAAATCACCCGTTCATTCGTCAAGTAGCTGATCATAATCACGGACATCATCATCATCCGCAAGTAGATTTCTTGCATGAAACACTTGATGAGACTGTGAATTCAGTGGATTACATTGCTGCCAAAGCACGTAGCGCCAGTAATCAAATGATTTATCCTGCAACTGCATTGGCACATCGCCTGAAGACTGTTGCAGGCTTGATCAACGCTGATGCTGATACGCAAGTGTACTACATGAGTCAAGGAAGCTATGACACCCATGCGAATCAATTAGGCGGACATGCCCGGTTATTGGGAGATTTGAGCAATGCCTTGAAGGCTTTTGTACTCGACCTGAAAGCATCCGGACGACTAGACGACACGCTCGTGATGGTATTCAGTGAGTTTGGACGACGAGTAAAGCAAAACGCTGGAAGAGGAACAGACCATGGAACAGCCGGGACCATGATGCTGTTAGGAGGTAAGTTGAAGAACCAAGGCGTTTACAACGATATTCCATCATTATCTGACTTAGATGATGGCGATTTGAAGCACAGCATTGATTTCCGTAGTGTTTATCGGAATGTATTGGAAGATTGGCTGCAGACGCCGTCGGAAGATGTGTTATTCAAGAAATTCGAACGACTAGATATCGTCTAG
- a CDS encoding M14 family zinc carboxypeptidase, with protein MQPFQGNQSVTWEEAIASYDSLAASSSDAFFMEMGKSDVGKPIHLFVLNKGAQDPFDISSERSVLLINNGIHPGEPCGVDASIQLAERLLASNSELLDSVVIGIIPIYNVGGALMRNCCVRANQNGPEEYGFRGNARNLDLNRDFIKSDSRNAHTFYSIFHALNPHVFIDTHTSNGADYQYVMTMINTQPDKAGELMGNYVKEEMSPALFESMEERGFGMTPYVYSLGKTPDNGIKDFLETPRYSTGYAALFNTIGFTSETHMLKPFAQRVESTYQFILASAEYMHEHNGALIELKRQADQAVTTQTKFELSWELDTTSFRMIPFKGFKAEYIESEVTGGERLRYNRAKPQTIQIPYYDTYTATNEVEAPKSYIVPQAWVGVIQRLQENHVEMTPLPRDTIMVVEAYYIRDFSSSSRVYEGHHMNEAKKIDKVSEEVRFYQGDMVITVDQTVNRYIVETLEPLSADAFFVWNFFDSAMQQKEWYSDYVFEDTAAELLKTDLDLKQRFEAAKKEDPEMADSPSRQLYWIYINSPYFEGTVNRYPVYRWEGQLSK; from the coding sequence GTGCAGCCTTTTCAGGGTAATCAATCTGTTACTTGGGAAGAGGCTATAGCTTCTTATGACAGTCTAGCTGCCTCTTCATCTGACGCCTTCTTCATGGAAATGGGAAAGAGTGATGTGGGCAAACCGATCCATTTGTTCGTTTTAAACAAAGGAGCGCAAGATCCCTTTGACATCTCCTCTGAACGTTCTGTCCTTCTTATTAACAATGGCATCCACCCAGGTGAACCTTGTGGGGTTGATGCAAGCATCCAATTAGCCGAAAGGCTCTTGGCTTCAAATAGCGAATTGCTCGATTCAGTGGTCATTGGTATCATTCCGATTTACAACGTTGGTGGGGCATTGATGCGCAATTGCTGCGTTCGAGCAAATCAAAACGGACCTGAAGAATATGGTTTCCGAGGGAACGCACGAAACCTTGATTTGAATCGAGATTTCATCAAGTCTGACTCTCGAAATGCTCATACGTTCTATTCGATCTTCCATGCGTTAAACCCTCATGTGTTTATTGATACGCACACATCTAATGGTGCAGACTATCAGTATGTTATGACCATGATAAACACACAGCCAGATAAAGCTGGAGAGTTGATGGGTAACTATGTGAAGGAGGAGATGAGTCCGGCATTGTTTGAGTCGATGGAGGAACGTGGATTTGGTATGACGCCTTACGTTTATTCGTTGGGCAAAACACCAGACAATGGGATCAAAGACTTTCTCGAAACTCCCCGATATAGCACAGGGTATGCAGCTTTATTCAATACCATAGGCTTCACGAGTGAGACGCATATGCTGAAGCCTTTTGCTCAGCGAGTTGAAAGTACGTATCAGTTTATTCTCGCTAGCGCGGAATACATGCACGAGCACAATGGAGCGTTAATCGAATTAAAACGTCAAGCTGATCAAGCGGTTACAACGCAAACAAAATTTGAACTATCGTGGGAATTGGATACAACCTCTTTCCGTATGATTCCTTTTAAAGGATTTAAGGCGGAGTACATCGAAAGTGAGGTGACAGGAGGTGAACGTTTACGCTATAACAGAGCAAAACCTCAAACCATTCAAATCCCTTACTACGACACATACACCGCCACGAATGAAGTAGAGGCTCCGAAAAGTTACATTGTACCTCAGGCTTGGGTAGGCGTGATTCAACGACTTCAGGAGAATCATGTAGAAATGACACCCTTACCACGAGATACCATTATGGTTGTTGAAGCCTATTACATCCGCGATTTTAGTTCGTCTTCTCGTGTATACGAAGGCCATCATATGAATGAAGCCAAGAAGATCGATAAGGTGTCGGAAGAGGTGAGATTTTACCAAGGTGACATGGTTATCACGGTTGACCAGACAGTCAACAGATACATCGTAGAAACGCTCGAGCCACTTTCAGCTGACGCCTTCTTCGTCTGGAACTTCTTCGATAGCGCGATGCAGCAGAAGGAGTGGTACAGCGATTACGTTTTTGAAGATACGGCAGCGGAGCTTCTCAAGACTGACCTTGATCTCAAGCAAAGGTTCGAAGCAGCCAAAAAAGAAGATCCCGAGATGGCTGATAGTCCTTCAAGGCAGCTCTACTGGATTTACATTAATTCACCGTACTTCGAAGGAACAGTGAATCGTTACCCCGTGTATCGTTGGGAAGGTCAACTTTCAAAGTAG
- a CDS encoding NAD-dependent epimerase/dehydratase family protein translates to MNFSKVSIIGSGWSGLALARKLRKEGREVVVTSRSSARKEALAQEGIRLEVLDVLSDEFLQAITMVHSEVFEADLVIVTITPPKSDRVENAAQRGHEAIARQLRLHGVKQAVLLSSTGAYPNLNRDVFEDDAATIVSRHSGVSILALEEAYNGLPICIFRMGGLAGPGREPNRMYHRNGMITNSKSPVNVTWLRDILGVIGFLCDVGQMSGVYNLVDPELLTKEEFVRRYNSEPLISSLKFDNQLAEWKRVRSDRIMSFGYQFVS, encoded by the coding sequence ATGAACTTTTCAAAGGTATCTATCATAGGAAGTGGCTGGAGCGGGTTGGCGCTAGCGCGGAAGCTGAGAAAGGAAGGCAGAGAGGTGGTGGTGACTTCGAGGTCATCTGCTAGGAAAGAAGCCTTGGCACAGGAAGGAATACGCTTAGAAGTGCTCGATGTATTAAGCGATGAATTTCTACAGGCCATTACAATGGTGCATTCGGAGGTCTTTGAAGCTGATTTGGTCATTGTCACCATCACACCACCGAAAAGTGATCGCGTAGAAAACGCAGCTCAACGAGGTCATGAGGCCATTGCACGTCAACTGAGATTGCACGGTGTCAAGCAAGCTGTGCTCCTTAGTTCTACTGGAGCTTACCCTAATCTCAATAGAGACGTTTTTGAGGATGATGCTGCTACTATTGTTTCAAGGCATTCGGGCGTTTCAATTCTTGCATTAGAGGAAGCATATAATGGGCTACCTATATGCATTTTCAGAATGGGAGGTTTGGCTGGCCCGGGTCGTGAACCGAACCGTATGTATCATAGAAATGGCATGATCACCAACAGTAAAAGTCCTGTGAATGTCACTTGGTTACGAGATATTCTGGGAGTGATAGGATTCCTGTGTGATGTAGGACAGATGTCAGGGGTGTATAATTTGGTTGATCCAGAGTTATTGACAAAGGAAGAATTTGTTCGCAGGTACAACTCTGAACCCCTTATTTCCTCGCTAAAATTCGATAATCAACTTGCTGAATGGAAGCGAGTTCGGAGTGACCGAATTATGTCATTTGGATATCAGTTCGTATCTTAG
- a CDS encoding thioredoxin family protein, producing the protein MKNTIKYINQGMPGSMSYDEFMALVEQLVAEGKTSGENQSEFLVNITKVNAHRMKRLNKTTRLTPELEELVKSLGKQTWLVIDEAWCGDGAQNMPLMNTMAQLNPNIDLRIILRDQHLDIMDEHLTNGGRSVPKLVALSEENELVFDWGPRPVPVQAMVMDYKAKPEPKQAYPEFQIEIQKWYNADKTETFQNEMTEVLKKALHKQQA; encoded by the coding sequence ATGAAAAACACCATCAAATACATCAATCAAGGCATGCCAGGATCTATGAGCTACGACGAGTTCATGGCTCTTGTAGAACAGTTGGTTGCTGAAGGAAAAACTTCCGGAGAGAATCAGTCGGAATTCTTGGTGAACATCACCAAGGTCAATGCTCACCGCATGAAGCGACTGAATAAGACTACTCGGCTTACACCAGAGCTCGAGGAGCTTGTAAAATCACTTGGCAAACAAACGTGGCTAGTGATTGACGAAGCATGGTGTGGTGATGGAGCACAGAATATGCCCCTCATGAATACCATGGCGCAATTGAACCCAAACATTGATTTACGAATCATACTTCGTGATCAACATCTCGACATAATGGACGAGCACCTAACCAATGGCGGACGCAGCGTTCCAAAGTTGGTAGCGTTGTCTGAAGAAAATGAACTCGTTTTCGACTGGGGACCTCGTCCTGTGCCTGTACAAGCAATGGTGATGGATTACAAGGCCAAACCAGAACCGAAACAGGCGTATCCAGAATTCCAGATTGAAATTCAGAAATGGTACAATGCGGACAAAACGGAGACATTTCAGAACGAAATGACGGAAGTATTGAAGAAAGCTTTACATAAGCAACAAGCTTAG
- a CDS encoding antibiotic biosynthesis monooxygenase family protein: MPAVKPLKISKLNEYIAVIFTTTTRADCDLDEYGKWAERMEELVQNQPGYLGMDHARSEVGITISYWKDEESVNQWRQHPEHSEAQKNGINKFYESYALHVCKVYRNNYFES, encoded by the coding sequence ATGCCTGCAGTGAAACCATTAAAAATCTCAAAACTTAACGAATACATTGCTGTCATCTTTACAACGACAACAAGAGCAGATTGTGATTTAGATGAATACGGAAAGTGGGCAGAGCGTATGGAAGAACTCGTTCAAAACCAACCAGGGTACCTAGGAATGGACCATGCGCGCTCAGAAGTAGGCATTACCATTTCCTACTGGAAGGATGAAGAATCAGTGAACCAGTGGCGTCAACATCCAGAACATTCAGAGGCACAAAAGAACGGAATCAACAAGTTCTACGAGAGCTATGCCCTTCATGTATGTAAGGTGTACAGGAACAACTACTTTGAAAGTTGA
- a CDS encoding YqgE/AlgH family protein, translated as MLKFTPNDKEQPQKGDILLAEPFMEDPYFRRTVILLCEHNEEGSFGFVLNNYIDASLEDIMDDLSMFQSRISVGGPVKHNNLYYLHTLGDTLSDSIHVTEGIYMGGNFEELKELALAGKVTDDHVRFFVGYAGWSPDQLMSEVKSKSWFISSSDQRTLMDTTNETLWNSLIKKLGKEYSHLADLPPNPSLN; from the coding sequence ATGCTCAAGTTCACTCCGAACGACAAAGAACAACCTCAGAAAGGAGATATTCTTCTTGCTGAACCATTCATGGAAGACCCGTACTTCCGTCGGACGGTTATTCTTTTGTGTGAGCATAATGAAGAAGGCTCGTTTGGCTTCGTCCTCAATAACTATATCGATGCGAGCCTTGAAGATATCATGGATGATCTATCCATGTTCCAATCACGAATTTCCGTTGGAGGTCCTGTCAAGCATAACAACCTCTACTACCTGCACACCTTAGGTGATACGCTGTCAGATAGCATTCACGTGACTGAAGGAATCTACATGGGTGGAAATTTCGAGGAACTAAAGGAATTAGCTCTAGCCGGCAAAGTAACCGACGATCATGTACGATTCTTTGTGGGTTATGCCGGTTGGTCTCCTGATCAACTCATGAGTGAAGTCAAATCTAAAAGCTGGTTCATCAGTAGTTCTGATCAACGCACTTTGATGGATACGACCAACGAAACGCTTTGGAACAGCCTCATCAAGAAACTAGGAAAGGAGTACAGCCATTTGGCCGACCTCCCTCCTAACCCAAGTCTAAACTAG
- a CDS encoding alpha/beta hydrolase has product MGKVHYQVVMAYYWLIRKLRNAGVDPSPRHLRLAADRVGSVSPMPMGTKLERTQLEGVPTGKITYRTPNDEGVLMFIHGGGFAFGSVNTHRSAVAHLCKMTGFTGYIPEYRLTPEHPYPIPLEDCVAAYEGMIERHPGRKIILLGDSAGGNLATETVLEILRKGKKAPDKFILMSPWLDLSPESESAQKNRDEDSLFDKNDLIHYSRMYVGDLNPNSSAISPINADLKGFPETLIQVAENELLYFDSLRFSEALVKAKVDVEMQVEPHLFHSWQLFPDFVPEAKRSLEKAAEFISATTPVQG; this is encoded by the coding sequence ATGGGAAAGGTACATTATCAAGTTGTGATGGCCTACTACTGGCTTATTCGCAAACTCAGAAATGCTGGGGTAGATCCTTCGCCGAGACATCTCCGTTTAGCGGCAGACCGCGTAGGTTCTGTTTCTCCAATGCCTATGGGCACGAAGTTAGAACGAACCCAGCTTGAGGGTGTCCCAACGGGAAAAATCACCTACCGCACTCCAAATGATGAAGGCGTTCTCATGTTTATTCATGGTGGAGGTTTTGCTTTTGGCTCAGTGAATACACACCGTTCGGCGGTAGCCCATTTATGCAAAATGACCGGCTTCACAGGCTACATCCCAGAGTACCGATTGACCCCTGAGCATCCATATCCGATTCCTTTAGAAGATTGCGTTGCTGCCTACGAAGGAATGATAGAGCGTCACCCAGGAAGAAAAATCATTCTTCTGGGTGATTCAGCAGGAGGGAACCTTGCTACAGAAACGGTACTTGAAATTCTCAGAAAAGGAAAAAAGGCACCAGATAAGTTCATCTTGATGTCGCCGTGGTTAGACTTATCTCCTGAATCTGAAAGTGCCCAAAAGAATCGCGATGAAGACAGTTTGTTCGATAAGAATGACCTCATTCATTATAGCCGCATGTACGTTGGTGATTTGAATCCGAATTCATCAGCGATATCGCCTATAAATGCAGATCTGAAGGGATTCCCGGAAACCCTGATTCAGGTAGCGGAAAATGAGCTTCTGTACTTTGATTCGCTTCGTTTCTCTGAAGCGCTAGTAAAGGCAAAGGTAGATGTGGAGATGCAAGTAGAGCCTCATTTATTCCACAGCTGGCAGCTCTTCCCGGATTTTGTCCCGGAAGCAAAACGTTCGCTTGAAAAGGCAGCTGAGTTTATTTCAGCAACGACTCCTGTCCAAGGCTAG
- a CDS encoding DUF2797 domain-containing protein — MQVKGNLRKMRVALEDGQAKYHMRFFHVLEPSEEVYMNDLVGQEIKLSWDNKIHCVVTGKSIKKTYGEGMSFDAWRTSPMSVESIVRPELSRIHEGIALRDKEWEEEHHNKPHYVYLSLTSDVKVGVTRETNIPSRWIDQGAVRAIKLAYTPYRQLAGLIEVSLKDYMADKTNWRNMLKNAHDDSVDLEDLKDQVIDWMDEEYHDFISDDDEVTHIEYPVIEYPIKVVSMKFEKLPIIEGKLMGIKGQYLIFDNGRVINIRSQAGYEVTLEY, encoded by the coding sequence ATGCAAGTGAAAGGGAACCTTCGTAAGATGCGCGTGGCGCTTGAAGATGGACAAGCAAAATACCACATGCGATTCTTCCATGTGCTCGAGCCATCTGAAGAAGTGTACATGAACGATTTAGTTGGTCAAGAAATCAAACTAAGCTGGGACAACAAGATCCATTGTGTTGTTACCGGGAAGTCAATTAAGAAGACTTATGGAGAAGGAATGAGCTTTGACGCTTGGAGAACTTCTCCAATGTCGGTGGAAAGCATCGTTCGTCCTGAATTGAGTCGAATTCATGAAGGCATTGCCCTTCGTGATAAAGAGTGGGAAGAAGAACACCATAACAAGCCTCACTATGTCTATCTCTCGCTCACATCCGATGTGAAAGTTGGAGTAACTCGCGAGACGAATATTCCTAGTCGGTGGATTGATCAAGGAGCTGTGCGGGCAATCAAGCTGGCCTACACGCCTTACCGCCAACTGGCTGGATTAATCGAAGTATCTCTGAAAGACTACATGGCCGATAAGACCAATTGGCGAAACATGCTCAAAAACGCACACGATGATTCGGTCGATCTCGAAGATTTAAAAGATCAAGTGATCGATTGGATGGATGAAGAGTATCATGATTTCATTAGCGACGACGACGAGGTGACGCACATTGAATATCCGGTGATTGAATACCCGATAAAGGTGGTTAGTATGAAGTTTGAAAAACTGCCTATCATTGAAGGTAAGCTCATGGGAATCAAAGGGCAGTACTTGATATTTGACAATGGAAGGGTCATCAATATTCGCAGTCAAGCCGGCTATGAAGTAACACTCGAATATTAA
- a CDS encoding T9SS type A sorting domain-containing protein, whose product MRKALLLAGACAFALSINAQTVIYSDDFESYTAGSGIAEQADNWYVWNEGLDVDGEVSTDYAASGSNSVLLDQANDDDIVYDLGGYTSGKYDVEFKMLIPTGSEGYFNLMHSWEYTSTNAYEWAVDVYFSTGGDMTWTTGSFDGGALSFAHDEWNDVKVAVDLDNDMGYLYLNGELATSFQWSLNNADGSAGLNQLQVVNFFAFGPDQSNGLYYLDDFTVTETTGLSVNESDNPTVAIYPNPATDIAKIDITGMSNAQVRVIALDGRIAKSTSYSASTGIVDVNVSDLNDGIYFIEVNNGLTTLTQRLVVRH is encoded by the coding sequence ATGAGAAAAGCTCTACTATTGGCAGGGGCATGTGCCTTTGCATTATCTATTAACGCGCAAACCGTCATCTATTCAGATGATTTCGAAAGCTACACAGCTGGAAGTGGTATTGCAGAACAAGCTGACAACTGGTACGTATGGAACGAAGGCCTCGATGTAGATGGCGAAGTTTCAACTGACTATGCAGCAAGCGGAAGTAACTCTGTTCTTCTTGATCAAGCGAACGATGATGATATCGTATACGATCTCGGTGGCTACACTAGCGGGAAATACGATGTTGAATTTAAAATGTTGATTCCTACTGGTTCAGAAGGTTACTTCAACCTAATGCACAGCTGGGAGTACACATCTACCAATGCCTACGAATGGGCGGTTGACGTATACTTCAGCACCGGAGGTGACATGACATGGACAACTGGTAGCTTCGACGGAGGTGCACTTTCATTCGCTCACGATGAGTGGAACGACGTGAAAGTTGCAGTTGACCTCGATAACGACATGGGTTACCTCTACCTAAACGGTGAGCTAGCAACTAGCTTCCAATGGTCATTGAACAACGCTGATGGTTCAGCTGGTCTCAATCAGCTACAAGTAGTAAACTTCTTTGCATTCGGCCCTGACCAGTCAAACGGACTTTACTACCTCGATGATTTCACAGTAACAGAGACTACTGGTCTTTCAGTAAATGAGTCTGATAACCCTACTGTGGCTATCTACCCGAACCCAGCAACTGACATCGCTAAGATTGATATCACTGGAATGAGCAATGCTCAAGTTCGTGTGATTGCTCTTGACGGACGAATCGCTAAGTCAACTTCTTACAGCGCTTCAACAGGAATCGTTGATGTGAACGTAAGTGACCTTAACGACGGTATCTACTTCATTGAAGTGAATAACGGCTTAACTACCCTAACACAACGTTTGGTAGTACGTCACTAA
- a CDS encoding DUF1800 domain-containing protein has protein sequence MKPNVEQQIKHLYHRTSFGWVPTQAKLSSQTLEEHIASIFRSTRKYKPLSTLPDPRPKHGDVKNLKALLMVLRSKKDLVRLNNAWIDKMGDTQSVFREQMTVFWHDHFACSAPFGILMQEQNNMLRTHALGSFRDMLHAIAKDPAMILYLNNQQNRKQAPNENFAREVMELFTLGEGNGYTEDDIKEAARAFTGWHISKRGEFEFNANAHDVGEKTIFGQSGFFGGEDVLDMLLDNPQTAKYITEKVYKYFVNEDADQSIVNGLARRFFKNNYNIESLMMDIFTSSWFYDQRNVGVLVKSPVDLLVGYKRHLKFATAESRVTLKMQQVMGQTLFMPPNVAGWKGGRHWINSSSLLMRMRLPMLLFGSPKDIPSLDKNSDRFLSKQEERQLKKLKVSTNWNAMSEMFSQSKDIVGAVTSHMLIVPTDKVPKAEMRKTVSALAKKDQIKWTVTRTMALPEYQLK, from the coding sequence ATGAAGCCTAATGTTGAACAACAGATTAAACACCTGTACCACCGAACGTCCTTCGGGTGGGTGCCCACACAGGCAAAGCTATCTTCTCAAACACTCGAAGAGCACATTGCTTCTATCTTTCGTTCTACACGTAAGTACAAGCCACTAAGCACACTTCCTGACCCGCGTCCGAAACATGGGGATGTCAAGAATCTAAAGGCACTTCTAATGGTCTTGAGGTCTAAGAAAGACCTCGTGCGCTTGAACAACGCCTGGATTGATAAGATGGGAGATACTCAATCTGTTTTCCGTGAGCAGATGACGGTCTTCTGGCATGATCATTTTGCATGTTCAGCACCCTTTGGGATCTTGATGCAGGAGCAGAACAACATGCTTCGGACGCATGCTTTGGGCAGCTTTCGGGATATGCTGCATGCCATCGCAAAAGACCCTGCGATGATTCTATATCTCAACAATCAACAGAATCGCAAGCAAGCGCCAAATGAGAATTTCGCTCGTGAGGTGATGGAGCTTTTCACCTTAGGTGAAGGGAATGGATATACGGAAGATGATATCAAGGAAGCAGCACGCGCCTTTACAGGTTGGCACATCAGTAAACGCGGTGAGTTCGAATTCAACGCCAACGCACATGATGTAGGAGAGAAGACCATTTTCGGTCAGTCTGGATTCTTTGGAGGAGAGGATGTCTTGGACATGCTCCTTGACAATCCACAAACGGCCAAGTACATCACTGAAAAAGTCTACAAATACTTCGTGAATGAAGATGCGGATCAATCCATCGTGAATGGGTTGGCAAGACGGTTCTTCAAGAACAACTACAATATTGAAAGCTTGATGATGGACATCTTCACAAGTTCTTGGTTTTATGACCAACGCAACGTAGGAGTGTTGGTTAAGAGTCCAGTTGATCTTCTAGTGGGCTACAAGCGTCATTTGAAATTCGCTACCGCGGAATCGCGAGTGACTTTGAAAATGCAACAAGTCATGGGGCAGACTCTCTTTATGCCACCGAATGTAGCGGGTTGGAAAGGAGGAAGGCACTGGATTAATTCAAGTAGTCTACTCATGCGTATGCGCCTTCCAATGCTTTTGTTCGGAAGCCCAAAAGACATTCCATCACTCGACAAGAACTCTGATCGTTTCTTGTCGAAGCAGGAAGAAAGGCAACTTAAGAAACTCAAGGTCAGTACCAATTGGAATGCGATGTCTGAGATGTTTTCTCAGAGTAAAGACATCGTTGGGGCAGTGACTTCTCACATGCTCATCGTTCCAACCGATAAGGTGCCAAAAGCTGAAATGCGGAAGACCGTTTCCGCGCTAGCGAAAAAAGACCAAATCAAATGGACGGTGACACGAACAATGGCCTTGCCTGAGTACCAACTAAAATAA
- a CDS encoding alpha/beta hydrolase family protein, with translation MIYRQSIGPVNLATVKSQSMLSTLTHVLTGRNDRPILLDIKWDKEQTQKGLVIFVHGYKGFKDWGAWNLVSEKFARAGYTFLKFNFSHNGTTPDHPTDFVDLEAFSDNNYSIELDEIHIVTDWALSSNEVPSSKQTALIGHSRGGGLAILGASEDERIDKLITWAAVSDFGDRFPIYEDLHQWKWDGVYHVLNGRTGQQMPHKYQWYKDFKENEERLYIRRHAREYTKPSLIVHALDDLAVHGSAAMRIHKWIKTSQIILKDDGGHTFGMSHPWDKENLPIVMNDVVARSISFLSL, from the coding sequence ATGATCTATCGGCAATCGATAGGTCCGGTTAACTTAGCGACTGTAAAGTCACAGTCTATGCTCTCCACATTGACTCACGTACTTACTGGGCGTAATGATCGCCCCATTCTATTGGACATAAAGTGGGACAAGGAACAGACTCAGAAGGGTCTGGTAATCTTCGTGCACGGTTACAAAGGGTTCAAAGATTGGGGTGCCTGGAATCTAGTTTCTGAGAAATTCGCTCGGGCTGGTTACACCTTCTTGAAGTTTAACTTCTCACACAACGGTACCACACCAGATCATCCTACAGACTTTGTCGATCTAGAAGCATTCAGTGATAACAACTACTCCATTGAGCTGGATGAAATCCATATTGTCACAGATTGGGCATTGTCTAGTAACGAGGTCCCTAGTTCAAAGCAAACCGCTTTAATCGGGCACAGTAGAGGTGGCGGACTGGCCATTCTCGGTGCGTCAGAAGATGAACGGATTGATAAACTGATCACGTGGGCTGCTGTTTCTGACTTTGGAGATCGTTTCCCGATCTATGAAGATCTGCATCAGTGGAAGTGGGATGGCGTATACCATGTTCTGAATGGAAGAACAGGTCAGCAAATGCCTCACAAGTACCAGTGGTATAAAGACTTTAAAGAGAACGAAGAGCGTCTTTACATTCGACGTCATGCTCGAGAATACACGAAGCCATCATTGATTGTGCATGCCTTGGATGATCTTGCTGTTCACGGGAGTGCCGCGATGCGTATTCACAAATGGATTAAAACTTCACAGATCATTCTCAAGGATGATGGAGGTCATACCTTCGGGATGTCTCACCCGTGGGACAAAGAAAATTTACCAATTGTTATGAATGACGTTGTGGCTAGAAGCATTAGCTTTCTATCGCTATGA
- a CDS encoding YqaE/Pmp3 family membrane protein, with amino-acid sequence MSILRVILSIIFPPLAVFDRGCGSIIIVFLLTLCAWAPGVIAAIVILNMKE; translated from the coding sequence ATGAGTATTCTACGAGTAATTCTATCTATCATTTTCCCTCCGTTAGCCGTATTTGATCGAGGTTGCGGATCTATCATTATTGTATTTCTTTTGACCCTATGTGCATGGGCACCCGGTGTGATTGCAGCCATCGTCATTCTTAATATGAAGGAATAA